A window from Solanum stenotomum isolate F172 chromosome 7, ASM1918654v1, whole genome shotgun sequence encodes these proteins:
- the LOC125871850 gene encoding uncharacterized protein LOC125871850 has translation MNRSFRDSLITGKNFPISSQHRRGLSLNGASREPDDNLDLFSKSRRSVSVASSDETDVTVKLGRLSIGSVKQLKSGLEDLLASTEGEKHDYDWLLTPPGTPLVPTSDGSESKPASVGPRGSSLGRSASTTKASRLSVSHSESNTPARPTRSNSVTRPSISSSQYCTYSNKSGSILNTSSASVSSYIRPSTPTSRSSSSARPSTPTSRATVSRPSTPSKARQAPSTSRPTQSSRPSTPTSRTQISGNLSTPSRPTSRPSTPTRRTITPSLSPASRSSTPAGRPVTNGRTAASLSRPSSPSPQVRRPSQPIVPPDFSLETPPNLRTTLPDRPLSAGRSRPNPSVTIKGNAEAPSVANPRRQSSPIVSRGRLTEPSGRGRVLGSGQLSDISDSRRASHVSELSTRKPVKTAADNMGLGRTISKKSLDVAIRHMDIRNGINGVRPSSGSTLFPHSIRSTNGKGQPSHGSTGASSFNENASYHYNGNLPENGNYLNRSSENGSEEAKSQHSAKLTDIDIYESSRYDALLLKEDLKNTNWLHSIDDKSDQETIFGNGFESLPEPFSPLQYL, from the exons atgaatCGGAGCTTCAGAGATTCTTTGATCACCGGGAAGAATTTCCCTATCTCTTCGCAGCACCGGCGAGGACTTAGTCTTAATGGAGCTTCTAGGGAGCCCGACGATAATTTGGATCTCTTCTCCAAAAGTCGCCGGAGTGTTTCTGTTGCCTCCTCCGACGAGACTGATG TTACGGTTAAGCTGGGAAGGCTTTCAATTGGATCAGTGAAGCAATTAAAGAGTGGATTAGAGGATCTGTTGGCATCTACGGAAGGAGAGAAACATGATTATGATTG GCTCCTCACTCCTCCAGGAACACCTCTTGTTCCTACATCAGATGGAAGTGAATCAAAACCTGCTTCAGTGGGTCCAAGAGGCAGCTCATTGGGAAGATCTGCTTCCACTACTAAGGCTTCAAGG CTTTCAGTGTCTCATTCAGAGAGCAATACTCCTGCAAGACCAACTCGGAGTAATTCAGTTACTCGACCTTCCATTTCTAGCTCTCAGTATTGTACTTACTCAAATAAATCAGGCTCTATTCTAAACACAAGCTCTGCATCGGTCTCCTCCTATATTAGACCATCTACACCAACCAGCCGTTCATCTTCTTCAGCCAGGCCTTCCACGCCGACCTCCCGTGCAACAGTGTCTAGACCTTCAACTCCTTCTAAAGCCCGCCAAGCCCCAAGTACTTCTAGGCCAACCCAGAGCTCTAGACCTTCTACTCCAACATCCCGGACCCAAATATCGGGAAACTTGAGTACCCCTTCAAGGCCTACTTCAAGGCCTTCAACACCTACTCGTCGGACTATAACACCTTCATTATCTCCAGCATCTAGATCTTCAACTCCAGCAGGGCGCCCTGTCACCAATGGACGAACTGCAGCTTCTCTTTCTCGTCCAAGCTCCCCTAGTCCCCAAGTTCGGCGACCATCGCAGCCAATAGTTCCCCCAGATTTTTCACTTGAAACACCACCAAACCTACGCACAACTCTGCCAGATAGACCTCTGTCTGCTGGCAGGTCCAGGCCAAATCCTTCTGTCACAATCAAGGGAAATGCAGAAGCCCCAAGTGTTGCAAATCCTCGAAGACAGTCATCCCCCATTGTTAGCAGGGGAAGACTAAcagaaccctctggtagaggaCGAGTGCTTGGCAGTGGGCAGCTAAGTGATATATCTGATTCCCGCAGGGCTTCACATGTCTCAGAGTTGTCTACAAGGAAGCCTGTAAAGACTGCTGCTGATAACATGGGACTTGGAAGGACAATTTCTAAGAAATCCCTTGACGTGGCAATCAGGCATATG GATATTAGAAATGGCATTAATGGTGTTCGTCCAAGTTCTGGTTCAACCCTCTTCCCTCACAGTATTCGATCCACAAATGGGAAAGGCCAGCCTTCTCATGGTTCGACTGGCGCATCCTCTTTCAATGAGAATGCATCTTACCACTACAATGGTAATCTTCCAGAAAATGGTAATTACCTTAACAGATCATCTGAGAATGGGAGTGAAGAGGCCAAGTCTCAGCATTCAGCAAAATTGACAGATATTGATATTTATGAGAGTTCTCGTTACGATGCGCTTCTGCTGAAAGAGGATTTGAAAAACACGAATTGGTTGCACAGTATCGACGACAAGTCGGACCAAGAAACCATATTTGGTAACGGATTCGAGTCGCTGCCTGAACCTTTTAGCCCTTTGCAATATTTGTGA